The region AGGGACACTAATGCAAGGCTTGGAAAGGACGTTGGCATCTGAGGTGGTTAGAGAAACGCGTTCTGAAGTTGCTTCAGAAGATCCAAATGAAGCAAAGGCAAGGAGCAAAGAAGCAATACTAGAACCTGTGCAAACTTTAGAAACAAGTTCAAAACCTGTACGGGAACAAATAGTAGGTCATTTAGAAGCAGTATTAGAGGCTTTGCCTGGAGTGGAAGAAAAAACGATGGCATCAGAAATAGTGACGGAAGTGAGAAACTTGAAAGGAACTTTGGAATCTAATATTTTGACAGATGTGAGAGCTCAGGGGCCTACTGTAGAATATATAATTGCAACAAGGAGgacaagcacaaaaaaaaatgagccctcttcagaaacagaggaagcaatggaagcaaaatatttggagCCAGCATCAGAAGCTAGAGAAGTGAGGTGGTTGGAAAGTATGAAAGAGTCTGCAACAGTAGAGGTGAAAGGTTCTGAAACAGTCAAAGAGCCTGAGGTACACATGGATATCCAAAGTTTGGAAACTTCCCAAAAGTCTGGAAATGTGGTGGCGATGAATGTTTTAGAGGATGCTTCAGAAGCTGTTCCAGAATCTTTGCACACTGAAAAGCAAGAACATCTGCAAGTAGTTCTAGAAGCAAAACCTGCTGCAGAATGGAGGACTGCAGTAGAGGCTCCAGAGATCTTGAGTGCTGCTGAAATTAAGTCTTCTGAAGCGCTTCCAAAACCAGGGGACAGGGAAGATCTGGAAACAACACTGGAACATGAAGTGGCAGCAGAAGCACAATATGCAGAAAGGGTGCAGAGTCAACAAATGGAGGATGTGAGAGTTCCAGGTCAAGCTCAGGAATGCGAGATGCTGGTTGAGAAGAAAGATGCAGAGCAAACTCAAGCATCTGAGCCTTTAATAGCAGAAACAGTTTTTAGTTCTTCACATGCAGCAGATGAAAAAGATTCAGCACGGACTCCTGAACTTGAAATAATAAGAGACACAAAACAGTTGGAAGCAGCTCCAGCTCATGTGGCTGAAACAGAAGATTTGGAAATACCTTCTCTTTCTGAGACTGTTGTAGAGCTGAAagatgcagaagcagctgtgggGTTAGAGGCAGAGACAAAAGATTTGGAAGCAGCTCCAGTACCTCAGACCATTACAGAATCAGTTACAGTATTTGTGACAGAGGCAAGCCAGTTGGAAGCCATTCCGCAGGCCGAGGGTGTCAAAGAAGCAACTCCAGAAGAGGAGTCAGAGAAAAGAGATTCAGAAACATCCGATGTGCAACCTGATGTGGCGGCACGAATGAAGGAGACTCTGATGAGACTTGAGAAAGTTATTGAAAAAAGTAGTCATAGAAGCAGTGATAAAAAACATgatacaaagaaacaaaaaaggagtCGCTCCAAGTCTCAGTCCAGGTCTAGGAAACGGAAGAAAAAATCAAGGTCGCGTTCTACTTCCAGGCGTTTGACCTCTAAAAGAGCACGTTCTAGGAGCAGAAACTATTCAGATTCCAGAAAAAAGCATTCCAAATCTAGATCCCGATCCGTcgagaagagagagagaagagtgtCTTCCCGGAGGTCCAGGCGCAGACGTTCCAGGTCATCTGACCACTACAGGTCTAAATCCAGATCAGCAGAAAAGCGACTGTCCTCTCGAAGGTCCAGACGTAGACGTTCCAGGTCTTCTGACCGCTACAGATCTAAGTCCAGGTCAGTGGAAAAACGACTGTCCTCTGGGAGGTCCAGGCGCAGGCGTTCCAGGTCTTCTGACCGCTACAGATCTAAGTCCAGGTCAGTGGAAAAGCGACTGTCCTCTGGGAGGTCCAGGCGCAGACGTTCCAGGTCTTCTGACCGCTACCGGTCTAAGTCCAGGTCAGTGGAAAAGCGACTGTCCTCTCGAAGATCTGGGCGCAGACGTTCCAGGTCTTCTGACCGCTACAGGTCTAAGTCCAGGTCAGTGGAAAAGCGACTGTCCTCTCGAAGATCTGGGCGCAGACGTTCCAGGTCTTCTGACCGCTACAGGTCTAAGTCTAGGTCAGTGGAAAAGCGACTGTCCTCCCGAAGGTCCAGGCGGAGGCGTTCCAGATCATCTGACCGCTACAGGTCTAAATCACAGTCAGTGGAAAAGAGAGGGAGCAGGTTGTCCTCCTGGAGATCCCGCCGCAGACGTTCCAGGTCCTCTGACCGTTCTAAATCTAGATCCAGGTCTTCAGAAAAGAGAGGGGGCAAAGAATACTCATGGAGGTTCAGACATAGAGCGTCCGATTCCTCTGATCGTTCGAAATCTAGGTCAAGATCTGTTGAGAAGAGAGGTCGGAAGGCATCTCTGCGGAGGTCTAAACGTCAGCGCTCGAAGTCCTCTGACCATTACAAGTCTAGATCCAGATCAGTAGAAAAAAGAGATCGAAAGCAGTCATCGCGGAAGTCTAAACGTCAGCGCTCAAAGTCCTCTGACCGTTACAAGTCTAGATCcaaatcagtggaaaaaaagaaggagtcATCACGAAAATCTAAGCGTCGCCGCTCAAAATCTTCTGAACGTTACAAGTCTAGGTCTAGGTCTGTTGAAAAAAAGCGCAAGGAATCTTCAAAGAAATCGAAACGGAAACGTTCTAAGTCCTCTGATAGTGTTAAGTCAAGGTCCAAATCTatagaaaaaagagagagtaaGTTATCCTCAGCAAAGGGCAGTAGCAGGCATGTGGAGTCTTCTGAACTTCAGGAGTCAACCAAATGTCTTGAAAAAGTAGAAGTTCCTGAACCTTCTCTTGCAAGCGAAGGCAGCTCCTCCAAATCCTCGAATGGTCCCACGTCAGTAGCTTTGTCTGTTGAAAGAGTAAATGGCCCAGAGCTGCCACCAGCATCTGAAAGTGAATTTTCCAAAACTTTTGATAGTCTCGAGAAAAGCTCCTCATCTGTTGAAAAAACAGCGGGTCTGCAGCCTTCTGTGATGTCTGAATTTGATAGTTCCAAAACCCCAGATGACCAGGAAATGAGATCCATACctgtggaaaaaacacaggTTTCAGAGCTTTCTGTGACATCTGAGAATGGATCAGCTGAAAAAGCAGTGGCTCTTGAGTCTTCATCACTAGCTGAACTTACATACTCCACATCCAAGTCAAGATCTTCATCTGTTGAAAAAAGAGGAGATGCAGAAACTTCTTTGGTAACAGAATTTCAGCTCTCCACATCCCATGAAGATCAGTCGAGATCTACCCCTCTCAAAGAAATAGAGGGTCCAGAGCCTCTTCTGACACTTGAAAGCGGATGCTCTGTATCTTCTGGTGATTACAAGACAATCTCCTCGTCCTCTGGAAGGATGGAGGTTCAGGGATTTTCTCTGATGTCTGAAGGCGTACTCTCTGACTTGTCTGATGGTCATGAATTGAGACATATCCCTGTTGAAAAAACAGAGCTTCAGAAGTTTTTGCAAGTACCTGAAAGTGAATCTTCCAAGTTGGCTGACAGCCCTGAGTCAAGATCACCGTCTTTTGAAACAGTAGAGGCTCAAAAATCTTTTCTAGCACCTGAAGTTACATGCTCTACATTCCCTGATGTCTGTGAGTCAGCCTCCTTGCCTATTGAAAAGGGCCAGATGCAGGAGCCTTCGCTGGCTTCTGACAGTGGATACTTCAAGTCTCCTGATGGTCATGAATCAGGACCCAGCTTTGCTGCACAAGCAGAGGAGCTTCCGTTGATGTCTGAAGGTGGGTCCTTCAAATCACCTGATGGAAATGAACAAAGATCTTTATCTGTTGAAAAAGTCAAGGCTCCAGCTGTTTCCCTGACACCTGTGTGTGGTACTGTTGAGATCTCGGATGACCTCATTTCAGCATCATCTtttgaaaaaatgcaagaaattgcATTGACAACTGTAGGACAAAGCTGCACGTCTTCTGAAGTTCATGAGTCCAGATCATCTGTTGACAAAGATTTAGATGGTCCGACACTTTCACAAGTACTTGAAATTGACTGCTCTGAATCTTCTGAAATGCATGAATCGAGATACCTGCCTGCTGGAAAAATAGAGGATACAGGATCTATCTTGATGTCTAATAGTGGAATTCCTGTGTGCCATGATGGCCATAAATCAGAACAGAGTTactttgagaaaacagaaggtgCAGAACTGTCGTTGGCACCTGAGCTTAGGTGTTCTGTCTTCCCTGAAAGCTATGAATTGACATccactgcagctgaaaaaatggAGATACAGAAGCCTCCTCTCCCAAGGGAAAGTGGGTTCTCCAAGTCTGCTGATGCTTGTGAATCAGTAAGCACACCTACTGAAGAACTACAGGCCCCAGTGACTTCTCTGACATCTGAAAGTGGGCATTTCCTGTTGCCTGATAGTCATGAAGTGAGACCTATCCCGACTGAAAACGTAGAGGTGCAAAAATCATCTGAATCGCAATGCATTGCATCCCCTAATGGCCACGAGTTGAGATCCGCCTATGATGACGAAATACAGGTGCACGAGCCACCTCTGATACTGGAACGCAGATGTTCTGTTTCCTCTGATGGTCATGAGTTGACACCTACCCCTTTTGAAAAAGTTGAGGTAGAGGAGCCTTCTCAGATGTCTGAAAATGAATACACAGTAGGGCTTGATGGCCCAGGGCTGACATCAACCCCTGctgaaaaaacagagatgaGGGAGCTTTATCGGATGTCTGAAGAAAGATGTTCAGTGTCCACTGAGAGCCAGGAGTTGGAGTCACCCTCTGTTGAAACGATAGAAGTGCAAGAGCCCGCTCTGATGTCTGAAAATGAATACGCTGTATCTTGGGAGGGCCAGGAGTTGAGATCTAGTTCTCCTGAAAAGGTAGAGATGCAGGAGGCTTACGTAGTACCTGACAATGAGTATGCTGTGTCGTCTGAAGATCACGAATTGCCATCTTCCCTTGCTGAAAAAACAGAGGTACAGGAGTGTTCTCTGCTGTCTGAAAATGAATATGCTGTAACTCCTGAGGGCCAGGAGATGACAGCCAGCCCCGCTGAAAAAGAGGTTCAGGAGCCTCCTCTGACGTCTGACAGTGAATATACCATCTTCCCTGAAGGCCAAGGATTACAGTCTACCCTTGCTGAAAAAACAGTGGTGCAGGAGCCTTCAGGATTATCAGACAGTCAATATGCTGCATCCCCCGAAGGGCAGGAGTTGCTCTCTGGTCTTACTGAAAAAACAGAGGTGCAGGAGTGTTCTTTGCTGTCAGAAAATGAGTATGATGTATCCCCTGAAGGCCATGATTTGAGATCCAGTCCtattgaaaaagaagaaatggggGAACCTTCTGAAACATCTGAAAGTGAAAGTTCAATATCCACTGATAGCCAGGAGTTGCAGTCTACTGTTGTTggaaaaacagaggcacagGAGTCGTCTTTGATGTCTGAAGGTGAATGTGCCATGTCCCCTGAAGGTCAGGAGCTGCAGTCTAGCCCTGCTGAAAAAGTAGAGCCTAAGGAGCCTTCTTTGACATCTGAAAATGAACGTGCTCTGTCTCCTGAAGAGTGTGAATCAAGATTGACTCATGCTGAGAAAACAGAGGATATGGATTATTCTTTGACATCTGAAAATGACCGTCTTTTGACTTTTGAGAGCCAGGAGGTAAAATTCACCGCTGTTCAAAAAGCAGATGTGCGGGAACTTTCTCCAACACCTGAAAATGAACATGCAGCATCCCCTGATGGTCAGGAGTTGAGATTCCCCACTGTTGCAAAAGGAGATGGTCTTGAACCTTGGGCACTAAACAATAGATCCTCCATGTCCCCTGATGGCAGTGACGTGAAATCCATCCCTGTTGAAAAAATTGATGATGCAGTGCCTTCTTTAATGCCTGAAAGTGGGTGCTCCATGTCCCCTGATGGCTACAGTGTGAAATCTGGCCCTGGTGAAGAAACAGGGGATTTAGAGCCCTCTCTGATATCTGAACGTAGACATTCCACATCCTCATATCAGGAAGGCCATGAGCTGAAATCTCCAATGGAGGAGGAGGGTCTAGAGTCCTCTTTGACTTCTGAACATAGACGATCTGTGTCCCCTGAGGGCCATGACCAGAAATCTGCCAGAGATGAAGAAATGGATGATCTGGAGCCCTCTTTGACATCTGAACAGAGGCGCTCCACGTCCCCTGATGAGCATGAGTCAAGATCTAGCACTGGTGAAGAAGCAGAGTATCTGGAGCAGCCTTTGACAACGGAACGTAGATGCTCCGAGTCTTCTGATGAGTCAAGGTCTACCATTGGAGAAGAAGCAGAGGATGCAGAACCCTCCTTGACAGCTGAACGAAGAGACTCCACATCCTCTGATGAGCATGAGTCGAGGTCTACCACTGGTGAAGATATGGAAGATGGGGAGCCCTCTTTAACAGCTGAACGTAGACACTCCACGTCCTCTGATGACCGTGAGTCAAGGTCTACAGCTGGTGAAGAAATAGAGGATTTGGAGCCGCCTTTGACAGCTGAACATAGACGCTCTGTGTCTCCTGATGGACGTGAGTCAAGATCAACCACTGGTGAAGAAGCAGAGGACCAGGAGCTCTCTTTCACAGCTGAACGTAGACACTCCACATCCTCAGATGAACATGAGTCAAGGTCTACCACTGGTGAAGATGTGGAGGATGTGGAACCCTCCTTGACAGCTGAACGAAGAGATTCCACATCGTCGGATGAGCATGAGTCAAGGTCTACCACAGGTGAAGAAGTAGAGGATTTGGAACCCTCTTTGTCAACTGAACACAGACGTTCCACATCCCCTGATGGGCGTGAATCGAGATCTACCACTGGTGAAGAAGCAGATGATGTGGAGCCCTCCTTGACAGCTGAACGAAGAGATTCCACATCGTCAGATGAGCATGAGTCAAGGTCTACCACTGGTGAAGAGGGTGAGGATGTGGAGCCCTCTTTGGAAGATGAAGATAAACCTCTTGAGAGGTCGGAGGAACAGGACTCTTCCTTTATACCTGAAAGTGAGCGTTCTGAGTCTTCTGAACGTGAAAAATCTAGATCCAAATCTGTTGATAAAATGTCTGACAGAGAGTCTTCACGAAGATCTGTAAGCAGACGCTCAAAATCTCCTACTTGCCAAAAGAGTCGATCCACATCtgttgaaaaagcagcagatgaagAGTCTTCACTGAGATCTAGACGTAGACGTTCCAGGTCTGCTGCTCGCCAGAAGAGTAGATCCACATCtgttgaaaaagcagcagacaaaGAGTCTTCATGGAGGTCTAGACATAGACGCTCCAGGTCCACTGCTCGCCAAAGGAGTCGATCGACATCtgttgaaaaagcagcagacaaaGAGTCTTTGCGGAGGTCTAGACGTAGACGCTCCAGGTCCACTGCTCGCCAAAGGAGTCAATCCAAATCTGTTGAAAAAACAGCAGACAAAGAATCTTCACGGAGGTCTAGAAGCAGACGCTCCAGGTCTTCTCAGCGCAGATCCCAGAGATATGATACAGAATCTCGCTCTAGACGGAATCGCTCCAGGTCAGTAACACGGAGAAGAGCATCAAGATCAAAATCTAATCGTCGCTCTAGGTCTAGCTCATTGTCGCGTTCAAGGCACAGAAGGAGGAGTAGGTCAAGGTCAGCATCAAGAAGGCGGCGTTCTTTATCAAGAGACAGGCGTAAGAGATCTCAGAGAAATAGATCAAGATCTACtgacagaagaagaagaagatcCGATTCAAGAGATCGTAGAATATCACTCAGATTACGGAGCAGGAGTCGAACACCTATTCGTCAAAGGCGATCAAGGTCGAGAGGAAGAAGACGAAGCACTAGTAGGTCACCAATTCGACTACGGCGATCAAGATCTTCAGGGAGAAGAAGATACAGCAGATCACCTGATCGTCGTAGGTCAAGGTCATCGGAACGATTTTCAAGCAGGTCACCTAAACGTCTTACAGACTTGGGTAagtgataattttcttttcgGTATTTCCATGGTTAGGTGATACTGTGTTCATTTACATAGTCTTATTTTAATGTATCTCTGTAGCTTTCATAAAGAATTTCTTGGAAGTCATTTTGTGCATTAATTTTAGGCAGTGACTTCCAGTAGGAACTTTTATGTTGGAGCTGAATCAATGCTTACCATTTGGATGAAAGTGTACGTAGAGCAGGTTATAGAGCTTTTATACAAAGGTAGTATGTTGTGGTCTTGAGGAACACTGTTCATTGTAATAGTAAAGGCCCAGTACTTTGTAAGAAACTTAAGAATTTgtagttttaatgaaaacaaattggGCGTTAAAGAACATAGGAAAGTAAGTGCCAGTTAGAGAGTTCTTAGCTTTGTTGTCAGCTGTAATGCTTGTTTATCTGTTTCCATTACTCTGTCTTGCCTCTTTCCCATGGTAAGAACTTAATGGGAAAGGAAACTTGATTCTGAAAATATTCCCAGACCCAGCTgattggaaaataaaagaaaaaaatcctaatgaaCTGCATCTTTTCTCTGTGACTGGAGGAAGAGAGGCCTTGTAGTTTCCTTAGGTAGTAAGTTACATAAGAAGAAAGAAGGTTTTAATCTTGAGAGACGAGCTCTTGTACAGTGTGTGAGGAAGCCTCCTTTTGTGGACCTCAGGTTCTGATGCTTTTAGTCCTGTCCCATAAAGTTACTATGGAAGCCTCTCTACCAGAGAAGTATTTTTGTACAGAACATGAGAATTAATGAGCATCCTTGGATCTGCCTTCATGCTTTGATTATGCAGCAAGTCTGTGTCTATATACTTTTATTGCTGAAGTTGTAAAGGAATGTTGTCCTTTAGGGTTTTTATAAAGCTATACGCTTGCAGGGATAGTGGCAACTTGTTATTTGCAAACTGGCAGATCGAATAAGGTGTACTTTATTTTCACTCCCGATTTCTGTGACAGAGCcacatgtgcttttttccttaataaagcaaaatactggTTTATTAACAGTTTTACATGTAGTTGTATTTTACACAGGTGCACGTTTTACTCAGTGCTTATGTTTTCTGTTGGTAGCTTTCAGGCTACATACGGGGGGACTTGAGGGGACTTCCTCAAGACCTTTGAATGCTTTTCAGAGATAGCTAGGAAGTAGACTTTGGAATTTATGTTGTGTAGAAATGACCCAGTATTTCCAAAACTGGAATGAATCAGTGAAGTAAAAAAGGCATCAGAACTTCTGGGGTTTGGAGGATTTTGAGAGCTGTAATTTGGACTCCCGTGCTTTGTGTTAAATTTGTAATTTCAGTTGTCTGTTGGGTagaccaaattttaaaaagtctggaGCAACTAAGTACAATTTTAGTTATTTTCACAGAGCATAAAAATGCACAGAGTGGGTAAAatcttgtgttttctctttgtacTTTGTTTAGTCTGCCGGAAAtgcttatttattattaaaacaagaatctgtaaaaataataatttttcttaaaaaatttttttagacAAGGCCCAGCTACTTGAAATAGCCAAAGCTAATGCAGCCGCCATGTGTGCTAAGTCTGGTGTTCCCTTACCACCAAGCCTGATGCCTTTGTTATCTCAAAAGAAAGACGACAAAGCCAATCAGAAGTCATCAAGAGATACACTAAAGGAGCTCACTGAGGTAAGTGAGAACAACAGTATCAAACCTGAAAATAAGCAAATTGGTTTTTTGTGACTTTTAGGCAATCTGTCGTTCTGTGTGCTTGGTTTGTGTGTTAGGTCCTGAAAACAGGCTTTTTAATTCTATGGAAATGCATGAAATccaattattttgattttctttttttttgttttgattctgtTCTAATTTTGTACACACTGGTAGTTCTCCTTGAATCTTCTTAATAAAAACCAAAGTTTTCACTTCTAGCTTTTGGTTCTAGTGTTGTTAGTTATTtatgttcttgcttttcttagTGAATTTCACATCGTTAAATTACCTCTGGGTTACAAATCTAGTGCCCACTTCACATAGttctatatattttaatatgcaCTCTTAAGATATTTTCAGAGAATTATTGTTGCAGTTCTGTCCTGTTGCAGTTCAAGTCTACAAACGGGATCGTTTTGTTCTgaatgtggagaaaaaaatgctgcttttccttttaatgcaGTAATGTCAACTTGTTTAATTTGGTAATTTCCccctacatttttttccccagaaactagagaaaattcagaatggggaaaaaaaagtgcctttttttttttccttttttttaattgcatcatCAGTGTGACAGTTCCAAAAAATCTGCTTATGGAAATAACATCTGAAATTAAGCAATGTCAAATTGCTGAAAAGTAATCTCTTAGTTGTGTGTGGGCTAGTGCAAGCAGAAGTACTTGTTAGTAAAAAAGCTGAGACTGTGCAGATACACTGTTCAGACATCTTAAGTGGTTCTTCATGTAACCTCACCAAGATCCCG is a window of Nyctibius grandis isolate bNycGra1 chromosome 2, bNycGra1.pri, whole genome shotgun sequence DNA encoding:
- the SON gene encoding protein SON isoform X1 produces the protein MASLPPTPTGPEPAGTHSRTLQPTMAPPPPPPPLQPSASGKVEGQPNGDTIPAEQANPSDDTVAGAGSRQNDQIVQKIEEVLSGALDTELQCKSDVDKNTVKNSTQSTKRSSTAEDEIPRKKSKKNKKHKSKKKKKKKKKRKKEKKHKKQPKESKLSTRHGEHPDLQPASHLMPEKSSSKLSVQHGGFGDVNLAVHVQPEELCLKASEGLNIQALGLISHSTTDSQQSTENLGSEKGTLCATNPPFNLEGSQSDTQENASITQTKICTREEQIKQSHENIYPIAINASEKGVLLDTGNDTLSSFPSGVPSKSEIQKDSAATLTSEVIEALKGSEVILKSKGIGEVKALDTALESETMEVLKYAEAPLQSVAQEGAKELKATSESASLASDVTTIPKSANQADLNTVNVAHMSVAMEEVKIPEAAEKSLHMGNVESLELGGVSRTLEPTLKPSVISDNLRMTLCSPMEASSVLKADVSFQHPFKISAATAVTQVEIKSAKIPLGPEAVTKVKDIEPAESSAHMENVKALEEALQPVAVVKPQTLETIMEPVGVIAEDVKAAQECVQVGAVKDVEGTTDPATLLNASGVLLQPKVLTETRSTDRTQESALPAELTDMNVAAEAKGLRATLGPIAVVQTFVTQTAPEIQMAEGFKGPRATVEVAALTGVKQQEISQATLQLENTNASRISESTLKPVTVTEAKHSEDTSLLRQPEELRESRSQSESNVRGLEATPLSLQKDVKGLGGVIRPVAMVEAKTLKTASLSLQMEGVKASEEAVHCGTVAGGLAATLDSTAVSKGSEINLGSMAGVEAGSDAGLLAMKVGSVRPVTGDPTSVGIAKVQALEAVLQPGTLAVARGLEENVCSESKMGSKVLEASPGHLALGERSERTTESVVTCVSMEPVRESEALAGMMHLKAAAEGEPKCAETVAEPLGDSKMKSSIISQSQVMTHTSTSQTEVVGEIQGSELVASSATVEVRGLDNLLKVEGVAEVKDVEARSKTSHLTQTKNLEMVVGSETGTLMQGLERTLASEVVRETRSEVASEDPNEAKARSKEAILEPVQTLETSSKPVREQIVGHLEAVLEALPGVEEKTMASEIVTEVRNLKGTLESNILTDVRAQGPTVEYIIATRRTSTKKNEPSSETEEAMEAKYLEPASEAREVRWLESMKESATVEVKGSETVKEPEVHMDIQSLETSQKSGNVVAMNVLEDASEAVPESLHTEKQEHLQVVLEAKPAAEWRTAVEAPEILSAAEIKSSEALPKPGDREDLETTLEHEVAAEAQYAERVQSQQMEDVRVPGQAQECEMLVEKKDAEQTQASEPLIAETVFSSSHAADEKDSARTPELEIIRDTKQLEAAPAHVAETEDLEIPSLSETVVELKDAEAAVGLEAETKDLEAAPVPQTITESVTVFVTEASQLEAIPQAEGVKEATPEEESEKRDSETSDVQPDVAARMKETLMRLEKVIEKSSHRSSDKKHDTKKQKRSRSKSQSRSRKRKKKSRSRSTSRRLTSKRARSRSRNYSDSRKKHSKSRSRSVEKRERRVSSRRSRRRRSRSSDHYRSKSRSAEKRLSSRRSRRRRSRSSDRYRSKSRSVEKRLSSGRSRRRRSRSSDRYRSKSRSVEKRLSSGRSRRRRSRSSDRYRSKSRSVEKRLSSRRSGRRRSRSSDRYRSKSRSVEKRLSSRRSGRRRSRSSDRYRSKSRSVEKRLSSRRSRRRRSRSSDRYRSKSQSVEKRGSRLSSWRSRRRRSRSSDRSKSRSRSSEKRGGKEYSWRFRHRASDSSDRSKSRSRSVEKRGRKASLRRSKRQRSKSSDHYKSRSRSVEKRDRKQSSRKSKRQRSKSSDRYKSRSKSVEKKKESSRKSKRRRSKSSERYKSRSRSVEKKRKESSKKSKRKRSKSSDSVKSRSKSIEKRESKLSSAKGSSRHVESSELQESTKCLEKVEVPEPSLASEGSSSKSSNGPTSVALSVERVNGPELPPASESEFSKTFDSLEKSSSSVEKTAGLQPSVMSEFDSSKTPDDQEMRSIPVEKTQVSELSVTSENGSAEKAVALESSSLAELTYSTSKSRSSSVEKRGDAETSLVTEFQLSTSHEDQSRSTPLKEIEGPEPLLTLESGCSVSSGDYKTISSSSGRMEVQGFSLMSEGVLSDLSDGHELRHIPVEKTELQKFLQVPESESSKLADSPESRSPSFETVEAQKSFLAPEVTCSTFPDVCESASLPIEKGQMQEPSLASDSGYFKSPDGHESGPSFAAQAEELPLMSEGGSFKSPDGNEQRSLSVEKVKAPAVSLTPVCGTVEISDDLISASSFEKMQEIALTTVGQSCTSSEVHESRSSVDKDLDGPTLSQVLEIDCSESSEMHESRYLPAGKIEDTGSILMSNSGIPVCHDGHKSEQSYFEKTEGAELSLAPELRCSVFPESYELTSTAAEKMEIQKPPLPRESGFSKSADACESVSTPTEELQAPVTSLTSESGHFLLPDSHEVRPIPTENVEVQKSSESQCIASPNGHELRSAYDDEIQVHEPPLILERRCSVSSDGHELTPTPFEKVEVEEPSQMSENEYTVGLDGPGLTSTPAEKTEMRELYRMSEERCSVSTESQELESPSVETIEVQEPALMSENEYAVSWEGQELRSSSPEKVEMQEAYVVPDNEYAVSSEDHELPSSLAEKTEVQECSLLSENEYAVTPEGQEMTASPAEKEVQEPPLTSDSEYTIFPEGQGLQSTLAEKTVVQEPSGLSDSQYAASPEGQELLSGLTEKTEVQECSLLSENEYDVSPEGHDLRSSPIEKEEMGEPSETSESESSISTDSQELQSTVVGKTEAQESSLMSEGECAMSPEGQELQSSPAEKVEPKEPSLTSENERALSPEECESRLTHAEKTEDMDYSLTSENDRLLTFESQEVKFTAVQKADVRELSPTPENEHAASPDGQELRFPTVAKGDGLEPWALNNRSSMSPDGSDVKSIPVEKIDDAVPSLMPESGCSMSPDGYSVKSGPGEETGDLEPSLISERRHSTSSYQEGHELKSPMEEEGLESSLTSEHRRSVSPEGHDQKSARDEEMDDLEPSLTSEQRRSTSPDEHESRSSTGEEAEYLEQPLTTERRCSESSDESRSTIGEEAEDAEPSLTAERRDSTSSDEHESRSTTGEDMEDGEPSLTAERRHSTSSDDRESRSTAGEEIEDLEPPLTAEHRRSVSPDGRESRSTTGEEAEDQELSFTAERRHSTSSDEHESRSTTGEDVEDVEPSLTAERRDSTSSDEHESRSTTGEEVEDLEPSLSTEHRRSTSPDGRESRSTTGEEADDVEPSLTAERRDSTSSDEHESRSTTGEEGEDVEPSLEDEDKPLERSEEQDSSFIPESERSESSEREKSRSKSVDKMSDRESSRRSVSRRSKSPTCQKSRSTSVEKAADEESSLRSRRRRSRSAARQKSRSTSVEKAADKESSWRSRHRRSRSTARQRSRSTSVEKAADKESLRRSRRRRSRSTARQRSQSKSVEKTADKESSRRSRSRRSRSSQRRSQRYDTESRSRRNRSRSVTRRRASRSKSNRRSRSSSLSRSRHRRRSRSRSASRRRRSLSRDRRKRSQRNRSRSTDRRRRRSDSRDRRISLRLRSRSRTPIRQRRSRSRGRRRSTSRSPIRLRRSRSSGRRRYSRSPDRRRSRSSERFSSRSPKRLTDLDKAQLLEIAKANAAAMCAKSGVPLPPSLMPLLSQKKDDKANQKSSRDTLKELTEKCKKIAQSTDDVIVNKPHVSDEEEEERPFYNHPFKLSEPKPIFFNLSTPSIKPAPPPQPKNQVSLSKEFPVSSGSQHRKKEADSVYGEWVPVEKGKEDSKDDVFPKPSIEGVDITTAMNDRALAQKRLNENTFDLEAMCMLNRAQEQIDAWAQSNSIPGQFTGSTGAQILSSDELTNSGPQAWIRKDQFLRAAPVTGGMGAQLMRKMGWREGEGLGKNKEGSVEPIMVDFKTDRKGLVAVGEKAQKRSGHYVVMKDLSGKHPVSALMEICNKRRWTPPEFVLVDDSGPDHRKHFIFKVRVNGNEYRPTFASLNKKHAKATAATAALQAMGLVPKESMVNTTMFRSASHR